Proteins encoded in a region of the Rutidosis leptorrhynchoides isolate AG116_Rl617_1_P2 chromosome 9, CSIRO_AGI_Rlap_v1, whole genome shotgun sequence genome:
- the LOC139868591 gene encoding uncharacterized protein: MEIVHELTNEFDVFRLMQVPSGQNKKADVLSKLTALAFDHLRKNVWVEVLTKKYINEKSTVAPIDEEARIGGHLWCFKKCTIVLVLYILGTEQSLQKVMRIGYYWPTIYSDAAEIIRTCQSCQQHAPISRAPQHPMIPITAAWSFSKWAIDIVSHITACSGLVTPMKLSATVVLNLRASLLEAGVHHTTYKNRIGETRFNLVYGMKAVIPAGLMVPTKRIRSFDEPSNDEGLHANLDMLEERREIAAIREAANKQKISKYYDKRVKLMSFRIGDYVWRNNEASRAKNTGKLGPNWEGPYEVIGISAMGPISWQD; this comes from the exons ATGGAGATCGTGCATGAACTAACAAATGAATTTGATGTTTTTAGGTTAATGCAGGTACCCagtgggcaaaataagaaagcaGACGTACTGAGCAAATTGACCGCTCTAGCCTTCGATCATCTGCGCAAAAACGTATGGGTTGAAGTGTTAACGAAAAAATATATTAATGAGAAATCAACTGTTGCGCCCATCGATGAGGAAGCCCGAATTGGAGGACACCTTTG GTGCTTCAAGAAGTGCACAATAGTTCTTGTGCTTTACATTCTGGGTACAGAACAATCGCTGCAAAAAGTAATGCGCATAGGGTATTATTGGCCCACCATTTACAGTGATGCAGCGGAGATTATAAGGACATGTCAATCGTGTCAACAACATGCGCCAATAAGTCGAGCACCACAACATCCTATGATACCAATAACAGCAGCATGGTCGTTCAGCAAATGGGCCATTGACATTGTCAGTCATATTACTGCGTGCTCAG GTTTGGTAACCCCAATGAAATTATCAGCGACAGTGGTACTCAATTTGAGGGCTAGCCTTTTAGAAGCTGGT GTGCATCACACCACTTATAAAAACAGAATAGGAGAAACACGATTCAACTTGGTTTATGGGATGAAAGCAGTAATCCCCGCCGGATTAATGGTTCCAACGAAGCGCATACGAAGCTTTGATGAGCCAAGTAATGATGAAGGCTTGCACGCTAACCTAGATATGCTAGAGGAGCGCAGGGAAATAGCTGCCATACGCGAGGCAGCTAACAAACAGAAGATATCCAAGTATTATGATAAGCGTGTTAAGCTTATGTCATTCAGGATTGGAGATTATGTGTGGCGCAACAATGAGGCAAGTCGTGCAAAGAATACTGGAAAACTGGGGCccaattgggaaggcccttatgaAGTTATTGGCATAAGTGCAATGGGTCCTATATCCTGGCAGGATTAA